Proteins co-encoded in one Brassica oleracea var. oleracea cultivar TO1000 chromosome C4, BOL, whole genome shotgun sequence genomic window:
- the LOC106342161 gene encoding inositol 1,3,4-trisphosphate 5/6-kinase 4 isoform X1, producing MGGRGTMKCVLLDESVLLDHDDEDSTPRVRASVTCLLRLLRYSMIRTGISYGLDLPENKVDLLRKTAVEYSIDCLPLETSLTSVAFGDALKAWYSDGDILYVASTRKEESLRDLSQSQLVVVLEGDSYEDPNMLCISRLEELPMNICCMNKKALGDGAAIVAYIMKPSRIEDFAKRGALPMYPTSNGLIFLPLMFEFPLPSQLKHADIIFHKATDEILSIRLNCSVPESSVAVTFSTGMEELRNCRYMEDQNACAVVDPLQHIYPVLDRLKMQHILLGLEDLTASGRKIRGACFHQIDSYDEPDLAQNLSRAGLSLPCIVKPQVACGVADAHSMAIVFRVEDFKDLNTPVPAIIQEYVDHSSRIFKFYVLGEKIFHAVKKSIPSSSTLRKSAEENGLRPILFDSLKSLPVGSANQNPVDEIDLELVTEAANWLRKKLDLTIFGFDVVIQEGTRDHVVVDLNYLPSFKEVPDNIAVPSFWEAIRNRLDQHV from the exons ATGGGAGGAAGAGGAACGATGAAATGTGTTTTACTCGACGAATCTGTGCTTCTCGATCACGATGATGAAGATTCTACGCCGCGGGTTCGAGCATCAGTCACGTGTCTCCTCAGGCTGCTTCGTTACTCTATGATCCGAACG GGGATATCTTATGGTCTTGATCTTCCGGAAAACAAG GTGGATTTACTGAGGAAGACGGCAGTGGAATACTCTATCGATTGCTTACCTTTGGAGACGTCTCTGACAAGTGTTGCTTTTGGTGATGCTCTCAAAGCATGGTATAGTGATGGCGACATTCTCTACGTTGCTTCAACCCGGAAAGAAGAGTCACTGCGTGACCTGAGTCAAAGCCAGCTTGTTGTTGTACTTG AAGGAGATTCATATGAGGATCCTAACATGCTTTGTATCAGTAGGCTAGAAGAGCTCCCAATGAATATTTGCTGCATGAACAAAAAG GCATTGGGTGATGGTGCTGCTATAGTTGCTTACATCATGAAGCCATCTCGCATAGAGGACTTTGCCAAG AGGGGTGCTTTACCCATGTATCCTACTTCAAATGGGCTGATCTTTCTACCACTCATGTTTGAGTTCCCTCTTCCATCTCAACTCAAACACGCTGATATCATTTTCCACAAAGCAACTGATGAAATCTTGTCCATTCGACTTAACTGCTCCGTCCCAGAATCATCTGTTGCAGTTACATTCTCTACCGGCATGGAGGAACTGCGAAA TTGCAGGTATATGGAAGATCAAAATGCTTGTGCTGTAGTTGACCCGCTTCAACATATATATCCTGTCCTGGACCGACTCAAGATGCAACACATTCTTCTTGGATTAGAGGACCTTACTGCATCAGGACGAAAGATAAGAGGCGCCTGCTTCCATCAG ATTGACAGCTATGATGAGCCGGATTTGGCTCAAAACTTGTCAAGAGCTGGACTCTCTCTTCCGTGTATCGTGAAACCTCAGGTTGCCTGTGGTGTTGCTGATGCTCACAGCATG GCCATTGTCTTCCGAGTTGAGGACTTTAAAGATCTGAACACTCCTGTCCCTGCCATTATCCAA GAGTATGTGGACCATTCATCCAGAATCTTCAAGTTCTACGTCTTGGGGGAAAAGATCTTCCATGCCGTCAAGAAATCAATCCCTAGCTCTTCCACCCTGAGGAAATCAGCTGAAGAAAACGGTCTCCGACCAATTCTCTTTGACAG CTTAAAGTCTTTACCAGTCGGTTCCGCAAACCAGAATCCGGTAGATGAGATTGATCTAGAACTGGTTACAGAAGCAGCAAACTGGCTCAGAAAGAAGCTTGATCTCACAATCTTCGGATTTGATGTGGTT ATTCAAGAAGGAACAAGAGATCACGTGGTAGTAGACTTGAACTACTTACCGTCTTTTAAAGAAGTCCCGGACAACATAGCAGTTCCTTCCTTCTGGGAAGCCATC
- the LOC106342161 gene encoding inositol 1,3,4-trisphosphate 5/6-kinase 4 isoform X2 yields the protein MGGRGTMKCVLLDESVLLDHDDEDSTPRVRASVTCLLRLLRYSMIRTGISYGLDLPENKVDLLRKTAVEYSIDCLPLETSLTSVAFGDALKAWYSDGDILYVASTRKEESLRDLSQSQLVVVLEGDSYEDPNMLCISRLEELPMNICCMNKKALGDGAAIVAYIMKPSRIEDFAKRGALPMYPTSNGLIFLPLMFEFPLPSQLKHADIIFHKATDEILSIRLNCSVPESSVAVTFSTGMEELRKYMEDQNACAVVDPLQHIYPVLDRLKMQHILLGLEDLTASGRKIRGACFHQIDSYDEPDLAQNLSRAGLSLPCIVKPQVACGVADAHSMAIVFRVEDFKDLNTPVPAIIQEYVDHSSRIFKFYVLGEKIFHAVKKSIPSSSTLRKSAEENGLRPILFDSLKSLPVGSANQNPVDEIDLELVTEAANWLRKKLDLTIFGFDVVIQEGTRDHVVVDLNYLPSFKEVPDNIAVPSFWEAIRNRLDQHV from the exons ATGGGAGGAAGAGGAACGATGAAATGTGTTTTACTCGACGAATCTGTGCTTCTCGATCACGATGATGAAGATTCTACGCCGCGGGTTCGAGCATCAGTCACGTGTCTCCTCAGGCTGCTTCGTTACTCTATGATCCGAACG GGGATATCTTATGGTCTTGATCTTCCGGAAAACAAG GTGGATTTACTGAGGAAGACGGCAGTGGAATACTCTATCGATTGCTTACCTTTGGAGACGTCTCTGACAAGTGTTGCTTTTGGTGATGCTCTCAAAGCATGGTATAGTGATGGCGACATTCTCTACGTTGCTTCAACCCGGAAAGAAGAGTCACTGCGTGACCTGAGTCAAAGCCAGCTTGTTGTTGTACTTG AAGGAGATTCATATGAGGATCCTAACATGCTTTGTATCAGTAGGCTAGAAGAGCTCCCAATGAATATTTGCTGCATGAACAAAAAG GCATTGGGTGATGGTGCTGCTATAGTTGCTTACATCATGAAGCCATCTCGCATAGAGGACTTTGCCAAG AGGGGTGCTTTACCCATGTATCCTACTTCAAATGGGCTGATCTTTCTACCACTCATGTTTGAGTTCCCTCTTCCATCTCAACTCAAACACGCTGATATCATTTTCCACAAAGCAACTGATGAAATCTTGTCCATTCGACTTAACTGCTCCGTCCCAGAATCATCTGTTGCAGTTACATTCTCTACCGGCATGGAGGAACTGCGAAA GTATATGGAAGATCAAAATGCTTGTGCTGTAGTTGACCCGCTTCAACATATATATCCTGTCCTGGACCGACTCAAGATGCAACACATTCTTCTTGGATTAGAGGACCTTACTGCATCAGGACGAAAGATAAGAGGCGCCTGCTTCCATCAG ATTGACAGCTATGATGAGCCGGATTTGGCTCAAAACTTGTCAAGAGCTGGACTCTCTCTTCCGTGTATCGTGAAACCTCAGGTTGCCTGTGGTGTTGCTGATGCTCACAGCATG GCCATTGTCTTCCGAGTTGAGGACTTTAAAGATCTGAACACTCCTGTCCCTGCCATTATCCAA GAGTATGTGGACCATTCATCCAGAATCTTCAAGTTCTACGTCTTGGGGGAAAAGATCTTCCATGCCGTCAAGAAATCAATCCCTAGCTCTTCCACCCTGAGGAAATCAGCTGAAGAAAACGGTCTCCGACCAATTCTCTTTGACAG CTTAAAGTCTTTACCAGTCGGTTCCGCAAACCAGAATCCGGTAGATGAGATTGATCTAGAACTGGTTACAGAAGCAGCAAACTGGCTCAGAAAGAAGCTTGATCTCACAATCTTCGGATTTGATGTGGTT ATTCAAGAAGGAACAAGAGATCACGTGGTAGTAGACTTGAACTACTTACCGTCTTTTAAAGAAGTCCCGGACAACATAGCAGTTCCTTCCTTCTGGGAAGCCATC
- the LOC106337686 gene encoding uncharacterized protein LOC106337686, producing the protein MNRETKKFSQPPEKKLKREKLPANPLRGLSTRSSGSSSCSNGSGNGSTSHRSLLSHSFSSSSSSMGVNPHSGGVRPVKPVVAKTPKSAPVLSKPLIRKKPKSLEETKLKSTVTEKSQRCRANPTFGKRVATGKIKGSVLKKQSSVSTVRVDDSVVKVVTPVSKLGTGSDLVSRSNAGRLSKSNSSNQEKTPPVQASVSPEMHCGTSMSLLSASAHSQACYAAGHLLSGVSDKRKCKPKGILTVCENGFEVGKGKIILNDSDEFDEGSFGVGGSCDDDISMMPASVQWLLSPCDEEKEDEKEKYEELQQVAECVGHETPSPLSDLCNISGGGRSLSPMRRTSSSLSPNELSRFRRFMQLSSPSEHLGGDKQSPLSTDTLGSENVIQTPESNSSFDSYFRLSSSQGEIKLEVGSELESLTTTLQSVRLSPKEPSCSSFNFESLATSSHSIDLSQFQRGLVEGDDAPAGKGRELLPCSAAESISTDGGGGLICSEDSNWMACYNKS; encoded by the coding sequence ATGAACCGAGAAACGAAGAAGTTCTCTCAGCCGCCGGAGAAGAAGCTAAAAAGGGAGAAACTTCCGGCGAACCCATTGAGAGGATTGAGTACAAGAAGCTCCGGAAGCAGTAGTTGTAGCAATGGCAGTGGTAACGGGTCAACTAGTCACAGGTCCTTGCTCTCTCATTCTTTCTCATCGTCTTCCTCTTCGATGGGAGTGAATCCTCATAGTGGTGGTGTTAGACCTGTGAAGCCAGTAGTAGCTAAAACCCCCAAGTCTGCTCCAGTTTTGAGTAAACCTTTAATTAGAAAGAAACCAAAGTCTCTGGAGGAGACTAAGCTGAAGTCTACGGTTACTGAGAAGTCTCAGAGATGTAGAGCAAACCCCACTTTTGGAAAGAGAGTCGCTACTGGTAAGATTAAAGGTTCGGTTTTGAAGAAGCAGTCTTCTGTTTCTACAGTTAGAGTAGATGACAGTGTTGTAAAGGTTGTTACTCCTGTGTCTAAACTAGGAACAGGATCAGATTTGGTTTCTAGAAGCAATGCTGGTAGACTAAGCAAGAGTAATAGTAGTAATCAAGAGAAGACACCACCGGTTCAAGCATCGGTATCTCCAGAGATGCACTGCGGAACGTCTATGAGTTTGTTGTCAGCATCGGCTCATTCACAGGCCTGTTATGCTGCTGGGCATTTACTCTCAGGTGTTAGTGACAAGAGGAAGTGCAAACCTAAAGGGATACTCACTGTGTGTGAGAACGGTTTCGAGGTTGGTAAGGGAAAGATAATACTGAATGATTCTGATGAATTTGATGAAGGGAGTTTTGGTGTTGGTGGAAGTTGTGATGATGATATCTCTATGATGCCTGCGTCAGTGCAGTGGCTTTTATCTCCTTGTGATGAGGAGAAAGAAGATGAGAAGGAGAAGTATGAGGAGCTTCAGCAAGTTGCTGAGTGTGTTGGCCATGAGACTCCTTCGCCACTATCTGATTTATGCAACATTAGTGGTGGAGGAAGAAGTCTTTCACCTATGAGAAGGACTAGTTCTTCTCTTTCTCCGAACGAGCTTTCTCGGTTCAGGAGATTTATGCAGCTTTCATCTCCTTCTGAGCATTTGGGAGGAGACAAACAGTCTCCCTTGTCTACTGATACACTGGGGAGCGAGAATGTGATTCAAACACCAGAGTCCAACTCAAGCTTTGACAGTTACTTCAGACTCTCGTCTTCCCAAGGTGAAATCAAACTTGAGGTTGGCTCAGAGTTGGAATCACTGACAACGACTCTTCAGTCAGTCAGATTGTCACCAAAGGAACCGAGCTGCTCAAGTTTCAACTTTGAGTCTTTGGCCACATCTTCTCATTCCATTGATCTTTCACAGTTTCAGAGAGGTTTAGTTGAAGGTGATGATGCTCCTGCAGGAAAAGGAAGAGAACTGCTTCCATGCTCTGCTGCTGAGTCAATAAGCACTGATGGTGGTGGTGGTCTGATATGTTCTGAGGATTCAAATTGGATGGCATGTTACAACAAAAGTTAA
- the LOC106341413 gene encoding late embryogenesis abundant protein At1g64065, whose product MSGYAKSKDAHVARAKESDTTGNIIIYTLLGLCILLSLFITIGLFVIAKPLEASLTSVAVKSLRYNDTSSSSSPYFNATLAMEIRIENPNFGFFEFPTSKGDIMYNGRVVGEIKIDGQRVGAYSAIRTEVWTQVSYREDHAPSVWFKNDIKRGLIILRVGVKLRGEVHLEVLNKRSVNLKCLMYLNLIDEVVPRLWCK is encoded by the coding sequence ATGTCGGGCTATGCCAAGAGCAAAGATGCTCATGTAGCTCGTGCAAAAGAGAGTGATACCACCGGTAACATCATCATCTATACCCTTCTAGGGCTTTGCATTCTGCTCAGCCTCTTCATCACCATCGGTCTCTTTGTCATAGCCAAGCCACTTGAAGCAAGCTTGACATCTGTGGCTGTAAAAAGCCTCAGGTACAATGATACATCATCATCATCCTCGCCTTATTTCAACGCAACACTAGCTATGGAGATCAGAATTGAGAATCCGAACTTCGGCTTCTTTGAGTTTCCAACTAGTAAAGGAGATATCATGTACAACGGTCGTGTTGTTGGTGAGATTAAGATTGATGGACAGCGAGTGGGTGCATATAGTGCCATTAGAACAGAGGTTTGGACACAAGTGAGTTATAGAGAGGATCATGCACCATCTGTTTGGTTCAAGAATGATATAAAGAGAGGGTTGATCATCCTCAGGGTTGGAGTTAAACTTAGAGGTGAAGTACACTTGGAGGTTTTGAACAAGAGAAGTGTGAATTTGAAGTGTTTGATGTATCTTAATCTTATAGATGAAGTGGTTCCACGTTTGTGGTGCAAATGA
- the LOC106341049 gene encoding uncharacterized protein LOC106341049: protein MDGLIPMAFRAVKKNLTRRRYECLSSSSTTRDSYNFVSDTERNVEGHHRRRWSMGDFSSLSSRETKRSSGGAREKGCSPPREGQLVRYKSHRLFSCISGQ, encoded by the coding sequence ATGGATGGCTTGATACCAATGGCGTTCAGGGCCGTGAAGAAGAACCTAACTCGCCGTCGTTACGAGTGTCTCTCTTCCTCCTCCACAACTCGTGACTCTTACAACTTCGTTTCCGATACTGAAAGGAACGTAGAAGGGCACCATCGCCGTCGCTGGTCCATGGGAGACTTCTCATCGTTATCAAGCCGGGAAACAAAAAGAAGCAGCGGTGGAGCTAGGGAGAAGGGTTGTTCACCGCCACGTGAAGGTCAACTCGTGAGATACAAGAGCCATCGTTTGTTTTCTTGCATCTCAGGTCAATAG
- the LOC106337015 gene encoding uncharacterized protein LOC106337015: MSHLLPRNKKLLSFVTRHYPILKTLITPSPISHYATQSSKFPEYEMPTVTWGVIQGKKEKLVNRVKICDHLKALGVITDELETIELPSTIEVISERLEFLQKLGLTIDDVNEYPLMLGCSVRKNLIPVLAYLEKIGISRSKLGEFVKNYPQVLHASVVVELAPVVKFLRGLDVEKQDLGYVLMKYPELLGFKLEGTMSTSVAYLVSIGVSPRDIGPMVTQYPYLLGMRVGTMIKPLVDYLISIGLPKKIVARMLEKRAYVIGYSLEETVKPNVECLISFGVRREMLPLVIAQYPQILGLPVKAKMSTQQYFFSLKLKVDPEGFARVVEKMPQVVSLKQNVIMKPVEFLLGRTFKVEDVARMVVRCPQILCSRVELMKNAYYFYKTEMGRPMKELVEYPEYFTYGLESRIKPRYQKLQGKGIRSSLNWFLNCSDQRFEERLEGNFIDADSDGPVFEMGGKLDMPGGGGGGEVVSDEDDDDESDDDETLYRRTLTL, translated from the coding sequence ATGAGCCATCTCCTCCCCAGAAACAAAAAGCTCCTATCTTTCGTCACACGACACTACCCAATCCTCAAAACCCTAATAACCCCTTCTCCTATCTCTCACTACGCAACCCAATCCTCCAAGTTCCCGGAGTACGAAATGCCCACCGTCACCTGGGGAGTCATCCAAGGCAAAAAGGAGAAGCTCGTCAACCGCGTCAAAATCTGCGACCACCTCAAAGCCCTCGGCGTAATCACCGACGAGCTCGAAACCATCGAGCTCCCTTCCACCATCGAAGTCATCTCCGAGCGCCTCGAGTTCCTCCAGAAGCTCGGTCTCACCATAGACGACGTGAACGAGTACCCTCTCATGCTGGGATGCAGCGTGCGGAAGAATCTCATCCCTGTTCTCGCGTACTTGGAGAAAATCGGAATCTCGAGATCGAAGTTGGGAGAGTTCGTTAAGAACTACCCTCAGGTTCTCCACGCTAGTGTCGTTGTCGAGCTTGCTCCTGTCGTTAAGTTTCTTAGAGGGCTTGATGTTGAGAAACAGGACTTGGGTTATGTTTTAATGAAGTACCCGGAGCTCTTGGGTTTTAAGTTAGAAGGGACTATGAGTACTTCGGTAGCTTACTTGGTGAGTATCGGTGTGAGTCCTAGAGACATTGGTCCTATGGTGACTCAGTATCCTTATCTACTAGGGATGAGAGTTGGGACTATGATTAAGCCTCTTGTGGATTATCTAATCTCCATCGGTTTGCCGAAGAAGATTGTTGCTAGGATGCTTGAGAAGCGTGCTTATGTTATCGGGTATAGCCTCGAGGAGACTGTTAAACCGAACGTGGAGTGTTTGATTAGCTTCGGCGTCAGGAGAGAGATGCTTCCTTTGGTTATAGCGCAGTACCCTCAGATTCTTGGTTTACCGGTTAAGGCCAAGATGTCTACGCAGCAGTACTTTTTCAGCTTGAAGCTCAAGGTTGATCCCGAAGGTTTCGCTCGCGTTGTTGAGAAGATGCCGCAGGTTGTGAGCTTGAAACAGAATGTGATAATGAAACCTGTTGAGTTTCTGTTGGGGAGGACGTTTAAGGTCGAGGACGTTGCGAGGATGGTTGTGAGGTGTCCTCAGATTCTTTGCTCGAGGGTTGAGCTTATGAAGAATGCTTATTACTTTTATAAGACGGAGATGGGGAGGCCGATGAAGGAGCTGGTGGAGTATCCTGAGTATTTTACTTATGGTCTGGAGTCGAGGATTAAGCCTAGGTACCAGAAGCTGCAGGGGAAAGGGATTAGGAGTTCGTTGAACTGGTTTTTGAATTGTAGTGACCAGAGGTTTGAGGAAAGGTTGGAAGGGAACTTTATTGATGCGGATAGTGATGGTCCGGTGTTTGAAATGGGTGGGAAGTTGGATATGCCTGGTGGGGGTGGTGGTGGTGAGGTTGTGTCTGATGAAGATGATGATGATGAGAGTGATGATGATGAGACTCTCTACAGACGCACTCTCACTTTGTAG
- the LOC106339453 gene encoding 60S ribosomal protein L2, mitochondrial-like isoform X1, producing the protein MSALVALCRARASASLFNSLVRPAFRSFSSSYLCFGDVQNKTLVAEMEEKMLHMDINSMIGSSMPLGMMRIGTIIHNIEMNPGQGAKLVRAAGTNAKILKEPASGKCLIKLPSGDTRWINARCRATIGTVSNPSHGVKKLYKAGQSRWLGIRPKVRGVAMNPCDHPHGGGEGKSKSSGSRGRTSVSPWGKPCKGGYKSASVKKKKKRLAAREAKM; encoded by the exons ATGTCGGCCCTTGTGGCGCTATGCAGAGCTCGAGCTTCTGCTTCTTTATTCAACAGCCTTGTTCGTCCAGCATTTCGCAGTTTCTCTTCTTCATATTTAT GTTTTGGTGATGTGCAGAACAAAACGCTTGTGGCAGAGATGGAAGAAAAGATGCTCCACATGGACATCAACTCAATGATAGGAAGCTCCATGCCACTAGGAATGATGCGCATAGGAACAATCATCCACAACATCGAGATGAACCCTGGCCAAGGCGCCAAGCTAGTCCGAGCCGCAGGAACAAACGCCAAGATCCTCAAGGAGCCTGCTTCAGGCAAGTGCTTGATAAAGCTTCCATCAGGTGACACCAGGTGGATCAACGCCAGGTGCCGCGCCACGATCGGTACTGTCTCGAACCCGTCTCATGGAGTGAAGAAGCTGTATAAAGCAGGACAGAGCAGGTGGCTGGGGATAAGACCCAAAGTGAGAGGAGTGGCTATGAATCCATGTGATCATCCTCACGGTGGTGGTGAAGGGAAGAGCAAAAGTAGTGGAAGCAGAGGAAGGACGTCGGTTAGCCCCTGGGGGAAGCCGTGCAAAGGTGGTTACAAGTCTGCTAGTGTCAAGAAAAAGAAGAAGAGATTGGCTGCTAGAGAGGCCAAGATGTGA
- the LOC106339453 gene encoding 60S ribosomal protein L2, mitochondrial-like isoform X2, producing MSLVLVPQITLLYGCIQNDESRIELFSVCMSFFLAGFGDVQNKTLVAEMEEKMLHMDINSMIGSSMPLGMMRIGTIIHNIEMNPGQGAKLVRAAGTNAKILKEPASGKCLIKLPSGDTRWINARCRATIGTVSNPSHGVKKLYKAGQSRWLGIRPKVRGVAMNPCDHPHGGGEGKSKSSGSRGRTSVSPWGKPCKGGYKSASVKKKKKRLAAREAKM from the exons ATGTCTCTGGTGTTAGTGCCTCAAATAACATTACTTTATGGTTGTATTCAAAATGATGAAT CTAGGATTGAGTTATTCTCAGTATGTATGTCTTTTTTTTTGGCAGGTTTTGGTGATGTGCAGAACAAAACGCTTGTGGCAGAGATGGAAGAAAAGATGCTCCACATGGACATCAACTCAATGATAGGAAGCTCCATGCCACTAGGAATGATGCGCATAGGAACAATCATCCACAACATCGAGATGAACCCTGGCCAAGGCGCCAAGCTAGTCCGAGCCGCAGGAACAAACGCCAAGATCCTCAAGGAGCCTGCTTCAGGCAAGTGCTTGATAAAGCTTCCATCAGGTGACACCAGGTGGATCAACGCCAGGTGCCGCGCCACGATCGGTACTGTCTCGAACCCGTCTCATGGAGTGAAGAAGCTGTATAAAGCAGGACAGAGCAGGTGGCTGGGGATAAGACCCAAAGTGAGAGGAGTGGCTATGAATCCATGTGATCATCCTCACGGTGGTGGTGAAGGGAAGAGCAAAAGTAGTGGAAGCAGAGGAAGGACGTCGGTTAGCCCCTGGGGGAAGCCGTGCAAAGGTGGTTACAAGTCTGCTAGTGTCAAGAAAAAGAAGAAGAGATTGGCTGCTAGAGAGGCCAAGATGTGA
- the LOC106342578 gene encoding ankyrin repeat protein SKIP35: MESDDGLYPDEPFGSEFEITAQFSKEDFTVEKGEGSGVVFAREAPLIGKCSGDVDVLEKGSLGKEKKLSRQDRIELGRLFQNATSSQDWELSERMIDLADLQTLNDLLCISLDSIWFLSTEGELRGITGLIAKIICHGAHDYTRATLRTSFLASCVSSCRNRTVSLSDSVTVMAQRLHERLQECNGDEVLKAEASTKVQKFTEWALKCIGFHSRCQGGRDNKANQDSAAEIQLQLSAFKTFLDLAGNHLTGKDFTEAFDAACFPLTLFSTSFNPGWASGISATVIHGLLGMLVEGGADNVNQCFLEASRFGSTELVRILLQIAQRNSLDVDVDLALGFASHYSKIETMDCLVEEGHAMAFLGPLMRAAERGCMQVVEWFVKRGCREMELCLALTAATSSSQVEIAAYLLPHVPRPVLTALSIEILKAAGERSDGSLYGVEFLLKSDFLGDPVATYSVADTIANAEDESVPSELKTFLQEHWSEAALSQGVRESRDNFMNFMRVLKNGESAIRLKDLPGPLRVAVAYMPLYRECVKAGGRLLSQRLRGQLMEAVKQLQGIGVDTEEVCKGGHHHQLMAVLEHHLPLFLVKAYSH, from the exons ATGGAGAGTGATGATGGATTGTACCCCGATGAGCCTTTTGGTTCCGAGTTTGAGATCACTGCTCAGTTTTCAAAGGAAGACTTTACGGTTGAGAAAGGTGAAGGGAGTGGTGTGGTTTTCGCCAGAGAAGCACCTCTTATAGGTAAATGCAGTGGTGATGTTGATGTTCTTGAGAAGGGAAGTCTAGGGAAAGAGAAGAAGCTTAGTAGACAGGACAGAATCGAACTGGGACGGCTCTTCCAAAACGCTACTAGCTCGCAGGATTGGGAACTCTCCGAGAGGATGATTGATCTGGCTGATCTGCAGACTTTGAATGATCTGTTGTGTATTAGTCTTGATTCTATCTGGTTCTTGAGCACAGAGGGGGAGTTAAGAGGTATCACCGGTTTGATTGCAAAGATCATATGCCATGGTGCTCATGACTACACTAGAGCTACACTCAGAACTTCGTTTCTTGCTTCTTGTGTCTCCTCTTGCCGTAACCGGACTGTTAGTCTTTCTGATAGTGTAACTGTAATGGCTCAAAG GTTACATGAGCGTCTTCAAGAGTGTAACGGTGATGAGGTTCTCAAAGCAGAAGCGAGTACCAAAGTTCAGAAGTTCACTGAATGGGCCCTCAAGTGCATAGGCTTCCACTCTCGTTGCCAGGGCGGTAGAGATAATAAAGCTAACCAAGACTCAGCTGCTGAGATCCAACTCCAGCTCTCCGCTTTCAAGACGTTCTTGGATCTTGCGGGAAACCATTTGACAGGAAAGGATTTCACTGAAGCCTTTGATGCAGCTTGCTTCCCGCTTACGCTCTTCTCCACCTCTTTTAACCCTGGCTGGGCTTCTGGAATCTCAGCTACTGTCATACATGGATTGCTCGGGATGCTGGTGGAAGGAGGAGCTGATAATGTGAACCAGTGCTTTCTTGAAGCTTCTCGGTTTGGTAGCACAGAGCTCGTGCGAATCTTGTTGCAG ATTGCTCAAAGGAATAGCTTAGACGTGGATGTTGACTTAGCCTTGGGCTTTGCTTCCCATTATAGTAAGATTGAAACGATGGACTGCCTTGTGGAAGAAGGTCACGCCATGGCTTTCTTGGGTCCCTTGATGAGAGCAGCAGAGAGAGGCTGTATGCAAGTTGTTGAATGGTTTGTGAAAAGAGGCTGCCGCGAAATGGAGCTGTGCTTGGCTCTCACAGCCGCCACTTCGAGTAGCCAGGTCGAGATCGCTGCTTATCTTCTCCCTCATGTGCCGAGACCTGTCCTCACAGCTCTCAGCATCGAGATCCTCAAAGCAGCGGGAGAAAGAAGCGATGGTTCTCTCTACGGAGTAGAGTTTCTTCTCAAGTCAGACTTCCTCGGTGATCCGGTAGCTACTTACTCAGTTGCAGACACCATTGCAAACGCAGAAGACGAGTCTGTTCCTTCAGAGCTGAAAACTTTTCTCCAAGAGCATTGGTCAGAGGCTGCGTTAAGCCAAGGGGTGAGGGAAAGCAGAGATAACTTCATGAACTTCATGAGGGTTTTGAAGAATGGAGAGTCTGCTATACGTTTGAAGGATCTCCCAGGTCCGTTGAGAGTTGCGGTCGCTTACATGCCGTTGTACAGAGAGTGTGTGAAAGCGGGAGGGAGGTTGCTCTCGCAGAGATTAAGAGGACAGCTCATGGAAGCCGTGAAGCAGCTTCAGGGAATTGGTGTGGACACAGAGGAAGTATGCAAAGGTGGTCATCATCATCAGCTCATGGCGGTATTGGAGCATCACCTTCCTCTTTTTTTGGTCAAAGCTTATTCACACTGA